Genomic window (Cloacibacillus sp. An23):
GAGCTTGCCGCGCGCGCGAGGAAAATGTCCGGCCCGACAGACCCCGTAGCGACGACCGACAGAATAATCGGCGTCGTCGAATGGCGCGACGGCACCGTCATCGATGTCGTGAGACAGCTCAAAAAGTAAAAAAGTCCGAAAAAACGAGACAATCAGAACCACCGGCTAAAAAAGTGAAGTGAAGTGAAGCGAGTCTCATAACCTAGACAAATTTAAATAAGCCCTCCAAGTATGACAACGCTTAAAATTGAAGTAATACAAGGAGGGCTTATTCTATGGGCAAAAGAAATACTGAAAAACGAATCTAGGCGATTGATCTTCACAAGCAGGGATTTTCCAGAAAACAGATTGCGGAACAGCTCGGTGTGAGCCTAGATTCAATTAAAACGTGGACGGCTATGTACCCAAACGACCAGAAAGGCCTGCTGGCGGACAGGCCCAATTCGAAGACTTACAGCCGAGAGCAGAAGTTGGATGCTGTGCAGGCACATATCCGAGACGGCAGGACGATAGCAGAAGTAACGGCGTCATACGGCATATCAGATCCATCTATCTTAAAACGATGGTGCCACGAATACCGCGAGACAGGCTGTGTATCATCTTCCCGCCGCGGACGGCCTGCCAGCAAATCACGGGCAGACGACCCCGCCAAGAGGATCCGTGAGCTTGAAATGCAGGTAGATATATTAAAAAAGTATTGGAATTGCAAAGGAGGGGATAACACAGGAGAACAAATACAGAATCATATCAGAACTTACTGGCAAATATCCCGTAACGGCAATGTGCAGATACTTGTCCGTGGCGCGTTCCTCATATTACTACTGGATCGGCAGCAATGACAGTAACGGCGATAAAGACGCGCCGCTGATAGAATCGATCAGAGATGGACAGAGTGTAAGTCATGGCACATATGGATATAGAAGAATGACCATATGGCTCAGCCGGACATACGGAATTACAGTCAACAATAAACGAGTAAGGCGCATTATGAAAAAGGCCTGGCTTCAGTCTGCCGTTAGGAGGAGAAAGAAGAAGTTGGACTGCTATCATAAAAGTTGAGTCCTATAGTGCAAGGACGAAGGGTAAAATGACAACAATAAACAATAAGGAGGACTCGGCATGGCAAAAAAGTATACAGCAGAGGAGCGCTGTGAGGCGCTGAAACTGGCGGGAGAGATCGGTGCAGCATCAGCGGCGAGGAGGCTTGGTATCAACGTGGATACTATGTACAGCTGGCGGACTCGGGAGAAAGAACAGGCCGCCGTACTGGATGCCGCCATAGGAGGCCGGAGCGAAGCCGATCTTGTCAAGGAGAATAAAGAGCTCATGGAGCAGCTGAGGCAGGCGCGGCAGGATGTGGAGATCCTCAAGGAGGCGCTTGGTTTTTTCGCCAAGAGCCGGAGGCCGTAACCCCAAACCGGAAACACTGCTTCATCCGGACACATCTGGGCCGGTGGCCTACGGCAGTAATGTGCCGGGCGCTTGGCGTCAGCGAACAGGGATACTACCGCTCCCTCCGGCGGCCGGAAAAGGGCCGGCATGATAGGCGGCTCTTACAGCAGATATATGAGTGCCTTCGCGAGGATGAAGAGAACGGCGACAACTACGGCGTCAGGCGTATCACCGCCTGGCTCAGGCTGCACCGAGGCTATACCGGCGGCAGCCTGAGGATATACGGCATTTGCCATGAGCACGGCCTGGTCCTACGTCCCAAACGCAGCTCCAAGGGGGTCACGAAAGCCGACAGGCAGGCTGAAAAGTCTGAAAACCTCATCAAACGCGATTTCACGGCCTCAAAACTGAACACAAAGCTTCTGACAGACATCACAGAGATCCCGTGCCGCGGCGGAAAACTCTACCTCGCAGCGGTATTGGACTGCTTCGACGGCAGCATACAAGGCCTTCACATGGACGACAACATGAGGGCCGGGCTATGCGAACAAGCCCTGGAAAACGTCTGCCGCAGCAACGACGTGGCAGGGGCACTCATCCATTCCGACCGTGGCAGCCAATTCACCGGCCATACATTCCGCGCAGCCCTTACGCGTCACAAACTCATCCAGAGCATGAGCGGCGTCGGCCGCTGCTATGACAACGCCAGAATGGAGAGCTTCTTCGCCACGCTGAAAAAAGAGAAACTTTATCGAATTGATACAGCCATGATGGAACGTGAAGAAGTGAAGAGCGTGGTATTCCGCTATATCCATTACTACAACCTGCGCCGCATTTCATCCATCACCGGAGGCCTGCCCCCGCTGGTGTTCAGAGAGCGGTTTATGCGCTCGACCTGCCAGGAAGCAGCGTAGCTATGAACAACAGCAAAAATCCCTTGCATATGTGGACTCAACTGTTATTGACAACTCCAAAGTCCGTTCAGGCGGCAGAGTCGTGAGCATGGCGGTGTTGGTGATATGCGGAGTCAATGAAGAGGGGCGCAGGGAAATACTTGCTGTAGAACCAATGGCGGAAGAGTCGGAAGCGTCGTACACCGAAGTATTCAGGAAGCTGAAAGAACGCGGTATTGGTACGCCCAAGCTGGTCGTCTCAGACGCGCACAGCGGGCTGGTTTCGGCGATACGCCGGGAATTTCCCGGGGCGTCGTGGCAGAGATGCAAAGTACATTTCATGAGAAACATACTGGCTCACGTGCCGCAAAAAGGCAAAGAAACGTTTGCTGCGGAACTCAAAGAAATATGGCAGGCGCCCGACGGCGGGGAAGCGAGAAAAAGGGCTGAAGAATTTATCGCAAAGTATG
Coding sequences:
- a CDS encoding citrate lyase subunit alpha; this translates as ELAARARKMSGPTDPVATTDRIIGVVEWRDGTVIDVVRQLKK
- a CDS encoding transposase, translating into MAKKYTAEERCEALKLAGEIGAASAARRLGINVDTMYSWRTREKEQAAVLDAAIGGRSEADLVKENKELMEQLRQARQDVEILKEALGFFAKSRRP
- a CDS encoding IS3 family transposase → MGRWPTAVMCRALGVSEQGYYRSLRRPEKGRHDRRLLQQIYECLREDEENGDNYGVRRITAWLRLHRGYTGGSLRIYGICHEHGLVLRPKRSSKGVTKADRQAEKSENLIKRDFTASKLNTKLLTDITEIPCRGGKLYLAAVLDCFDGSIQGLHMDDNMRAGLCEQALENVCRSNDVAGALIHSDRGSQFTGHTFRAALTRHKLIQSMSGVGRCYDNARMESFFATLKKEKLYRIDTAMMEREEVKSVVFRYIHYYNLRRISSITGGLPPLVFRERFMRSTCQEAA